One genomic region from Candidatus Poribacteria bacterium encodes:
- a CDS encoding ABC transporter substrate-binding protein, whose product MSQKETIRIGHSPDSDDAFMFYALAKDLIPTDSFEIVHVIEDIETLNQRALAAELEVTAISVHAYAYVAKDYVFMPCGASIGDRYGPLVVSKAPIDTLAGKRIAIPGKMTTAYLTLSLFEPNFEAETRPFDKILDAVQQDEVDAGLIIHEGQLTYAREGLHKVIDLGEWWYEETGLPLPLGANVIRRNLGTEKIQKITALLKQSIQYSLDHRSRGLEYAMTYARDMETDLADKFVGMYVNDYTLDYGENGKAGVRELLHRGNAAGIIPHRVDADFVSLE is encoded by the coding sequence ATGTCACAGAAAGAAACAATTAGGATTGGGCACAGCCCAGACTCCGATGATGCTTTTATGTTCTACGCGCTCGCGAAAGATCTAATCCCCACAGATTCCTTTGAGATCGTCCATGTTATTGAAGATATCGAAACCCTAAATCAGCGTGCGCTTGCTGCCGAGCTTGAAGTTACAGCGATTTCCGTGCACGCCTATGCTTATGTCGCAAAAGATTATGTCTTCATGCCGTGCGGGGCAAGTATCGGTGATCGGTACGGTCCCCTTGTTGTCTCCAAAGCACCGATAGATACCCTCGCAGGCAAACGTATCGCCATTCCCGGCAAAATGACGACTGCCTACCTTACCCTTAGCCTTTTTGAACCCAATTTTGAGGCAGAGACCCGTCCCTTTGATAAGATATTGGACGCTGTTCAGCAGGACGAAGTGGACGCTGGACTTATTATTCATGAGGGACAGTTGACTTACGCACGCGAAGGGCTTCACAAAGTCATCGATTTGGGAGAATGGTGGTATGAAGAAACAGGGCTGCCATTGCCTCTCGGTGCCAATGTAATTCGCCGCAACCTCGGCACCGAGAAAATTCAAAAGATAACAGCATTACTCAAACAGAGTATTCAGTACTCACTCGACCACCGATCGCGTGGGTTGGAATACGCCATGACCTACGCACGCGACATGGAAACCGATCTTGCCGACAAATTTGTCGGGATGTACGTCAACGACTATACGCTTGATTACGGTGAAAATGGTAAAGCTGGTGTCAGAGAATTGCTCCATCGCGGTAACGCAGCAGGGATAATTCCGCATCGCGTAGATGCCGACTTTGTTAGCCTTGAGTAA
- a CDS encoding SdiA-regulated domain-containing protein, with product MSYKRVLLIILITGISSVLVYFLVRVEQATTKKTAESRPIALPYNWVGSITKKQIAEPSGITYHPTRRTLFLADDAGIIHELSLNGRLIQSKGLNERDIEGITMDPSTGLLYAAVEDDEAILELDPKSLTIQREFRIGRNFEGELLLKKGGMGIEAIAFVPDASHPEGGTFWVGNQTFSLKPKDEPSVVCEVLVPLRSSTERQTTVPIIRAYKMNFIDISGLAYDTQGDFLVLISDTTNLLVELKREGTILSQYLLPGDEQEGIVLDGLGYMYIAQETGEIIKLADRRLR from the coding sequence ATGTCTTACAAAAGAGTACTCCTGATCATTCTAATTACAGGTATCAGCAGCGTGCTGGTCTATTTTCTTGTCCGAGTGGAACAAGCGACAACGAAAAAGACTGCGGAATCACGTCCAATCGCGCTCCCCTATAATTGGGTTGGGAGTATCACGAAGAAACAGATAGCAGAACCCTCCGGTATCACTTACCATCCGACACGACGGACGTTGTTCCTCGCTGATGATGCCGGTATTATCCACGAACTAAGCCTAAATGGAAGGCTTATTCAATCAAAAGGACTGAATGAGCGGGACATCGAAGGGATTACCATGGACCCAAGCACGGGTTTGCTGTATGCCGCGGTGGAAGACGATGAAGCGATCCTTGAACTTGACCCCAAAAGTCTTACGATTCAAAGAGAATTCAGAATCGGCAGGAATTTTGAAGGGGAGCTACTCCTGAAGAAAGGGGGCATGGGGATTGAAGCGATCGCTTTTGTGCCGGATGCCTCACATCCGGAGGGTGGTACTTTTTGGGTCGGCAACCAAACCTTTAGTCTCAAACCAAAAGACGAACCATCCGTTGTATGTGAAGTTCTTGTCCCACTCCGGTCCTCAACAGAAAGACAGACAACAGTCCCTATCATCCGTGCTTACAAGATGAACTTCATCGACATTTCCGGACTTGCTTACGATACCCAAGGCGATTTTCTGGTGCTAATCAGTGATACGACAAATCTCTTAGTTGAACTCAAGCGGGAAGGCACCATTTTAAGCCAATACCTCTTGCCCGGAGACGAGCAGGAAGGGATTGTGTTGGATGGACTTGGCTATATGTACATCGCGCAGGAAACCGGGGAAATTATCAAATTAGCGGATCGCCGTCTCCGTTAA
- a CDS encoding beta/gamma crystallin-related protein: protein MTNMPRLVVEVFEHVNFHGRKVTLVESISNTGEIGAQDIISSIKIYKGPGFNASPNYKAIFHEHENYRGRQLVLAPGFYPNIHDIPYNFGDAITAISFSPSAHPTPPEYGAVPVIIEVFRDVDYNGQRSVIMRDVSSMFDVGMNDTVSSIRIQRGPSFPFSGCHVIFYEHVNFEGRRLNLTLSSQEFRVAHRNLRALPHSQSFSDIISSIKIVPLGVFRVLIVVGDNMTGEPAILESLTTLEGLEFQFTTVHVNDNPDNRGDPNNAIKLSSITLSEYDIIWFTWFATGHDGEYFIEDADQAVQEFVRKGGIVWASAMDNNIVRPDGVHTTEPQWRGDWLPVNRHPIRVINSNDCNVRVTDDGQKTGMFTWPHKVNVDALITDDHWVTNDGSYRKLAVREDNGDAVSIQLQWGDGYYVAFAVDTRDAHRITIARPLIENALCYLANLAWQTSPRQPLKGRYRTHLSSETIFR from the coding sequence ATGACCAACATGCCGAGGCTTGTCGTTGAAGTTTTTGAACATGTGAATTTTCATGGACGTAAGGTTACGCTGGTTGAATCGATCTCAAACACCGGAGAGATTGGTGCACAAGATATTATCTCTTCGATTAAGATCTACAAGGGACCGGGATTCAACGCGTCGCCGAACTACAAAGCCATTTTTCACGAACATGAGAACTATAGAGGACGCCAACTTGTGCTTGCTCCTGGGTTCTATCCAAATATTCATGACATCCCTTACAACTTCGGGGATGCGATCACGGCTATTAGCTTTAGTCCATCAGCACACCCGACACCACCGGAATATGGAGCGGTACCCGTCATCATTGAAGTATTTCGCGACGTAGATTATAACGGACAGCGGAGCGTCATCATGCGTGATGTCAGTTCAATGTTCGATGTTGGTATGAACGATACGGTTTCGTCGATTCGCATCCAACGGGGTCCCAGTTTTCCTTTCAGTGGGTGTCATGTTATTTTCTATGAGCATGTGAATTTTGAAGGACGGCGGCTGAATCTAACTTTAAGCTCACAAGAATTTCGCGTGGCACACCGGAACCTCAGGGCACTTCCCCACTCGCAATCATTTTCCGATATTATTTCTTCTATAAAGATTGTGCCATTAGGTGTATTCCGAGTGTTAATTGTTGTTGGGGATAATATGACGGGCGAGCCGGCAATATTGGAATCTCTCACCACGCTTGAAGGATTAGAATTCCAATTCACGACCGTGCATGTCAATGACAATCCCGATAATCGTGGTGATCCCAACAATGCGATCAAACTCTCAAGCATTACGCTTTCAGAGTATGACATCATCTGGTTCACTTGGTTCGCAACAGGACATGACGGTGAATATTTCATTGAAGATGCTGATCAGGCGGTTCAGGAGTTTGTTCGCAAGGGAGGGATTGTCTGGGCTTCAGCGATGGACAACAATATTGTCCGACCCGATGGTGTGCACACGACCGAACCCCAATGGCGGGGTGACTGGCTTCCAGTTAACCGACACCCAATTCGCGTGATTAATTCCAATGACTGCAATGTCAGAGTCACCGATGATGGGCAAAAAACTGGCATGTTTACCTGGCCCCATAAGGTGAATGTAGACGCTCTTATAACCGACGACCATTGGGTAACGAACGACGGAAGTTACCGAAAATTGGCAGTTAGAGAGGATAATGGAGATGCTGTCAGTATCCAGTTGCAATGGGGAGATGGCTATTACGTCGCTTTTGCGGTTGATACCCGTGATGCACATCGGATCACGATAGCAAGACCTCTCATTGAGAACGCTCTCTGTTACTTAGCAAACCTCGCGTGGCAGACTTCTCCACGTCAACCGCTCAAGGGGCGTTACCGGACGCACCTGAGCAGCGAAACGATTTTCCGGTAG